The genomic stretch ATACATGCTTATACGACTGGCGCCCTTTACAAAAGGTTGTTATAGAAATCCAACTGGAGATATAGATGATGAGTGATGATGCCAAGTCCAAAAAAGAACTGATAGCAGAACTGAACGATCTGCGAGATGAATTGGAACGCATAAAAGCGGGTTCCAGTGATTTATCTACTGGTATTCCTGAAGATTGCCGGACCATTCTCGACAACTTGCCACAGGTCGTTTTTGAACTGGGGATGGACGGGAAGTTCACGTACGTCAACAAACTGGGACTTGAGACATTTGGCTACACTCAGGCAGATCTGGACAATGGCGTCTGGGCCATGGACATCTTTCCGGAGAAAGAAGCCCCCCGTGTTGACGGTAACATCAGGAACATCCTTCGCGGACATGGCCCCTATGGTGAAGAGTACATAGCCTCTCGAAAGGATGGGGTCGAGTTTCCCATCAAAATTTATTCGCAACCTCTCCGCCATAACGGCAAAACCATCGGCATCCGTGGTACTGTCATTGATATCAGCGACTTCCGTGATGTTGAGTTTGCTCTCAGACAAAGCGAAAACCATTACAAGGCGTTGTTCGACAATACCGGTACAGCCATGGTTCTGTTCGACAGTCAGGGCATCATAATACGATGTAATGATCATTTCGCCCGTCTTTGTGCCTGTCCCAAAGAAGAAATACTCGGCAAAATGAGTTGGAGAGACTTCGTTTACGAAGAAGATCTTCCGACCATGATCCAGTACCACAATGTTCGCAATGATGACGGCGGCTGCGCCCCAAGTGACTACGAATTCACCTTTATCAATCGTAAAGGGAGAAAGCGGAAAATCCACGTTTTTCTTCAGTGTCTGCCGGATTCCATGGAACGTGTCTGTTCCCTGATCGACATCACAGATCGCAAACAGACCGAAGAAGCGCTCAGGCTCAGTGAAGAGCGCTATCAACTTGTTGTTCGTGGAGCCAATGACGGCATATGGGACTGGGACCTCGAAAGTGACAAGGTCTATTTTTCTCCGCGCTACAAGGCCATCCTCGGGTATGAGGATCATGAGTTTCCCAACATGGCCGATTCATGGAAAAACCATGTTCACCCCGATGACCTCGATTATGTCATTGCTGCCAACATGGAATGCATCAATGGCAAAGTGGATCAGTTTGAAGTGGAATACAGGATGCTCCACAAGGATGGGACGTATCGATGGATTCTTGGCCGCGGTGCCAGTGCGAAAAACCGGCAAGGCGTAACCTACCGCCTTGCCGGAACGCATACCGACACGACTGCAAGGAAGATTCAGGAACGAACAACTCTTGCGCGGTATGCGATATCCGAAGCAGTCAGCACCACCAAGGATTTACCCCAGCTGTATAAACAGATTTATGCCATTCTGGATGACCTCATCGGAGCCCGAAATTTCTACATAGCCCTGGTTGATGAGAAGAAAGACATCCTGCACTTCCCCTTCTGGGTCGATGAAAAAGACGATTATTACGAACTCTGCGAATTAAGCACCACAACGAAAAAGGGACTGACCATTCACGTGTTGCGGACAGGAGAACCGCTGTTCATCTCCCATGCAGATCCACACCTCAAAGAGCTGGAAAAAAAGATCGGCTTTATTGGCTCCTCCTCTAAAGTGTGGCTGGGCGTTCCGCTGAAATCCAAGGGGAAAGTAATCGGTGTGATGGCCATTCAGGATTACCACAACCCCTTGCATTACCGCCGCTCCGATGCCGCTCTGCTTGAAGCTGCATCCGAACAGGTCGCGCTTGCCATTGAACGCAAGCAAAGCGAGGAGCAGCTCACGCAACTCAACGAACAATTGGAAGTGAAAGTCTGCAACCGGACAGCAGAACTGGAAACCAAAGCACTGGAACTCGAAAGGGCGAACAAGCGGCTCAAGGAACTGGACAAAATCAAATCGGCGCTGGTTTCTTCGATCTCGCACGAACTGCGAACACCGCTCACTTCCATCAGGGGATTTGCCAAACTGGCCGGGAAAGACTTCCAGCGCCACTTCAAGTCGTTGACAAACGACAGTTGCCTGACCGCCAAGGGAGATCGTTTACTCAGAAACCTGGGAATCATCGAGAACGAGGGGGAACGGCTGACTCGCTTGATCAACGACTTCCTGGACATCAACCGTATTGAGTCGGGCATGGCCTCCTGGAATGACTCGTTTATCAATCCCTGCGAAACCGTGCAGCAGGCCGTCTTTGCCCTGTCGGGCGCTTTTGAATCCAAACCGGGCATCAGACTGATAGCCGATCTGCCCAAAGAAGTGCCCACGGTATATGCTGATCCGGACAAACTGCAGCAGATACTATCAAACCTGCTGAACAACGCCTGGAAGTTTACGCGTCAAGGCACTGTCTCGGTATCCATAAGCCACACCCAGGACACCGTGACCATTTGTGTCGCCGACACCGGCCCCGGCATTTCAAAAGAAGAGCAGCATTCGATTTTTGAGAAATTCCATAAAACCAGAATTGGCGACACCATTACTCAGGACGACAAGGGGACCGGATTGGGGTTGGCCATCTGCCGCGAAATAGTCGAACACTATGATGGGTCCATCTGGGTGGAATCGACTCCTGGCGAAGGAAGCACGTTCTGCTTCACACTGCCCATTGCTCGCCAGCAAAATGTCGCCTGCACATTCTAATCGCAACAGGTGAAATCAACGATCGCCAATAGCGACGAACGCCTTTTCCAGATCCTCTTTGGTGAATGGCTTGGCTACGTACAAATCCATCCCGGCAGATAACGCTTCCTGCCTGCTCTGCTCTGCAGCGTGGGCGGAAAGACCAATGATGGGGATATTCGAGAATTCGGCATAGTCAGAATTGGTACGGATGATTCGTGTAGCAGCCAGCCCATCCAGAACAGGCATCTGAACATCCATCAGGATCACATCCACATCAACAGTACGCAGCTTTGACAAGCAGTCACTGCCGTTGACCGCACTGTAAACAGTATGCCCCATTTTCTTGAGCAGGCGTTCGGCCATGATCCTGTTTACCCGCTCATCCTCCACCAGCAAAATATCGAGAGCCTGCATACTGCCAGTACTCTCCACATGGTCTCTGGTCTCAACGGGCTTTTCTATGCGGGAAACTTCAACGCAGAACAACACGGTGGTTCCCACTCCGACTTCACTCTCGATAACGCAATTGCCATTCATCAGGTGAACCAGCTTTTTCACGATGGGAAGCCCGAGTCCAGCCCCCTGATATTCACGCGATAGCGAACCGTCCACCTGGGTAAAGGCATCAAACACGTACTCCAACTTGTTGCTGGGAATCCCGACACCAGTGTCTTCAATTAAAAAGAACAGGCGGTCCTTATCCTTTTTCGGGTGAGGCAACGTAAACACCTCAAGTAAAATTTTCCCCTCATGAGTGAATTTGATGGCATTGCCAAGCAGATTGAAAACAACCTGACGTATCCGCCCGATGTCGGCGACAAACAACCCTTTGGCGTTCTCATCGACATGCGATTCCACCACGATCCCTTTCTGCTCAAGCTGTAATTTGAAGAGACTGGTGCTTTCCTCAACCAACTCTTCCAGTTCAAAGGGCTCTTCGTATAATTCCAATTTGCCCGACCCCATTTTTATGAAGTCCAAAAGGTCATTCAGCACCCGTAGGAGATTTCTCGACGACTGCAGTGCCGTGTCCACAAATACGTGCTGCTCCTGGTTCATGTCGGTTTCATCCAGCAATTGTAGCATGCCCATAACGCCATTGAGGGGCGTGCGCACCTCATGACTGATATTGGCAAGAAACTCATCCTTGGCAATATTGGCTGACTCGGCTGTTTCCTTTGCCTCGCTGAGGTCTTCCTCTCGTTTTTTCAAAAGAACAGACATCGTATCAAAGGACTCAGCCAGTTGACCCAATTCACCGTCGTTATAGTCGAGCCCGCTTGAAACAGCCCTATCCCCTTGACCGATCTTCTGGGCAGCCAGCGTCAACTGATCGATTTTCGAGGCAATGGTCTGACGCCCCAGCAACCAGGCAAACGTCAGGGCAATGCACAAAGAGAAGAAGCTGACGATTCCACCTTGCAACAGGTTGTCATTGGCGCTCTCAAGGACC from Pseudodesulfovibrio profundus encodes the following:
- a CDS encoding PAS domain S-box protein, which translates into the protein MMSDDAKSKKELIAELNDLRDELERIKAGSSDLSTGIPEDCRTILDNLPQVVFELGMDGKFTYVNKLGLETFGYTQADLDNGVWAMDIFPEKEAPRVDGNIRNILRGHGPYGEEYIASRKDGVEFPIKIYSQPLRHNGKTIGIRGTVIDISDFRDVEFALRQSENHYKALFDNTGTAMVLFDSQGIIIRCNDHFARLCACPKEEILGKMSWRDFVYEEDLPTMIQYHNVRNDDGGCAPSDYEFTFINRKGRKRKIHVFLQCLPDSMERVCSLIDITDRKQTEEALRLSEERYQLVVRGANDGIWDWDLESDKVYFSPRYKAILGYEDHEFPNMADSWKNHVHPDDLDYVIAANMECINGKVDQFEVEYRMLHKDGTYRWILGRGASAKNRQGVTYRLAGTHTDTTARKIQERTTLARYAISEAVSTTKDLPQLYKQIYAILDDLIGARNFYIALVDEKKDILHFPFWVDEKDDYYELCELSTTTKKGLTIHVLRTGEPLFISHADPHLKELEKKIGFIGSSSKVWLGVPLKSKGKVIGVMAIQDYHNPLHYRRSDAALLEAASEQVALAIERKQSEEQLTQLNEQLEVKVCNRTAELETKALELERANKRLKELDKIKSALVSSISHELRTPLTSIRGFAKLAGKDFQRHFKSLTNDSCLTAKGDRLLRNLGIIENEGERLTRLINDFLDINRIESGMASWNDSFINPCETVQQAVFALSGAFESKPGIRLIADLPKEVPTVYADPDKLQQILSNLLNNAWKFTRQGTVSVSISHTQDTVTICVADTGPGISKEEQHSIFEKFHKTRIGDTITQDDKGTGLGLAICREIVEHYDGSIWVESTPGEGSTFCFTLPIARQQNVACTF
- a CDS encoding hybrid sensor histidine kinase/response regulator, encoding MKGDLILGSIRKKLVYLVLLATLPVFLVLLFNEFEKRRSEVAAAQNNASIFLRGFSEVQQRITESTRTLLRTVSQLPEVKSGNPEVVQQVLATLLRANPMYTNVIMVDLEGNVVAMGRGKDNGFNFSDRKQFRDAIAFKRFSYGEFVVGKQSKKFIFPFGIPVLDENGEPVSAIIIGVELNHYQRHFDKSKFPAGTFFGMCDHNGYRIFRYPNHSELEIGKPIKQDVYQVASNSGQPGIIETATSNGRDTIIAYEPLRIDGDNEPYMYMFMGLDKEKVLESANDNLLQGGIVSFFSLCIALTFAWLLGRQTIASKIDQLTLAAQKIGQGDRAVSSGLDYNDGELGQLAESFDTMSVLLKKREEDLSEAKETAESANIAKDEFLANISHEVRTPLNGVMGMLQLLDETDMNQEQHVFVDTALQSSRNLLRVLNDLLDFIKMGSGKLELYEEPFELEELVEESTSLFKLQLEQKGIVVESHVDENAKGLFVADIGRIRQVVFNLLGNAIKFTHEGKILLEVFTLPHPKKDKDRLFFLIEDTGVGIPSNKLEYVFDAFTQVDGSLSREYQGAGLGLPIVKKLVHLMNGNCVIESEVGVGTTVLFCVEVSRIEKPVETRDHVESTGSMQALDILLVEDERVNRIMAERLLKKMGHTVYSAVNGSDCLSKLRTVDVDVILMDVQMPVLDGLAATRIIRTNSDYAEFSNIPIIGLSAHAAEQSRQEALSAGMDLYVAKPFTKEDLEKAFVAIGDR